The following proteins are encoded in a genomic region of Coffea eugenioides isolate CCC68of chromosome 6, Ceug_1.0, whole genome shotgun sequence:
- the LOC113773297 gene encoding actin-related protein 6, producing MSNVVVLDNGGGLMKAGIGGERDPTAVVPNCTARPLSSKKWLVADQLLSPTEDLTSATLRRPFDRGHLTNPDLQSTLWAHIFANLLKISPSQCSLLLTEPLFTLPSIQRSVDELVFEEFNFKALFVADSPSLVHLYEASRRPYGLVSKAQCSLVVDSGFSFTHAAPVFQNFTLNYGVKRLDLGGKALTNYLKELVSYRSVNVMDESFIIDDVKEKLCFVSLDVDRDLQIARRRGKTNLFRCTYVLPDGITHTRGYVKDPEEAKRYMGLDDGASLDSLEKDETDRADIIGKPEDRRTIDLSKNEFSMTNERFIVPEMLFRPADLGMNQAGLAECIVRAVNSCHPYLHPILYQSIILTGGSTLFPQFAERLERELRPLVPDAYEVKISSQEDPILGVWRGGSLLASSPDFETMCVTKAEYEELGSARCRKRFFR from the exons ATGTCAAACGTGGTGGTGTTAGACAACGGCGGCGGCCTAATGAAAGCAGGCATAGGCGGCGAGAGGGACCCAACCGCTGTGGTACCCAACTGCACAGCTCGCCCTCTCTCCTCCAAAAAATGGCTAGTAGCTGACCAACTCCTCTCCCCGACCGAAGACCTTACTTCCGCCACCCTCCGCCGCCCTTTCGACCGCGGCCACTTGACAAATCCGGATCTCCAATCCACTCTCTGGGCCCATATTTTCGCTAACCTCCTGAAAATTTCACCTTCTCAGTGCTCCCTTCTCTTAACAGAACCCCTTTTCACCCTGCCATCAATTCAGCGTTCAGTTGACGAATTGGTCTTTGAAGAATTCAATTTCAAGGCCCTTTTTGTGGCTGATAGTCCCTCTTTAGTTCATTTGTACGAGGCTTCAAGAAGACCGTATGGGTTGGTCTCAAAAGCCCAGTGTAGCTTGGTTGTGGATAGTGGGTTCAGCTTTACTCATGCTGCCCCGGTGTTTCAGAACTTTACTTTGAATTATGGAGTGAAAAGATTGGATCTTGGTGGGAAAGCATTGACAAATTATTTGAAAGAGTTAGTTAGTTATAGGAGTGTTAATGTGATGGATGAAAGCTTTATTATAGATGATGTCAAAGAAAAGTTATGCTTTGTTTCTTTGGATGTTGACAGGGACTTGCAGATTGCAAG GAGACGTGGGAAGACTAACTTGTTCAGGTGTACATATGTGCTGCCTGACGGGATCACACATACGAGGGGTTATGTGAAAGACCCGGAAGAAGCAAAGAGGTACATGGGTTTGGATGATGGAGCTTCACTGGATTCTTTGGAAAAGGATGAAACAGACCGAGCAGACATCATTGGAAAACCTGAAGATAGAAGAACAATTGACTTGTCAAAAAAT GAGTTTAGCATGACAAATGAGCGGTTTATTGTGCCGGAGATGTTATTCCGTCCAGCTGATTTGG GAATGAACCAAGCAGGACTAGCAGAATGTATTGTTCGAGCTGTCAATTCCTGTCATCCTTATCTTCATCCTATACTATATCAAAG CATTATATTAACTGGTGGAAGCACACTGTTCCCCCAATTTGCTGAAAGATT AGAGAGGGAGCTTCGACCACTTGTCCCAGATGCATATGAAGTGAAAATATCCAGTCAAGAAGA CCCTATATTAGGTGTTTGGCGGGGGGGATCACTTTTGGCATCAAGTCCTGACTTTGAAACAATGTGTGTTACCAAGGCTGAATATGAGGAGTTGGGTTCTGCTCGGTGCCGTAAGAGATTCTTTCGGTAG
- the LOC113773296 gene encoding WD repeat-containing protein 11 isoform X2 translates to MASIPRPLNESWDSMLPGPPSRNNGGAADLSPAGLLAYAAGSSVSIVDTHSMQLVATIPLPPPSTAATSATPSLSPFVTSVRWSPQPLPHQLLSPDSLNHLLLAVGDRQGRISLLDFRSKSTILNFETDAATSKLGIQDLCWIQTRIDSWILAALSGPSLLSLYSTISGRCFFKYDASPEFFSCIRGDPFDRRHFCALGLKGFLLSGTVLGDTENDVVVKELQIRTETSELQRLERDSSSGAGGNGAPALAVFPTYMVRFAFSWHWKHILYVVFPRELVVFDLQYETELSMAALPRGCGKFLDVLADSNMEVFYCAHVDGKVSTWRRKGGEQVHIMCMMEELMPSVGTPVPSPSILAVVVSQTDSTLQNISKLCSDVHSSFAVDFNNPFDFCDESLVISKTNMISISDDGKIWKWLLTAEGFGDGSTNSGPVKDKDLLEANGGTAAPSADDDPLNVVGPSNDVNSHRISPSNPTISQEEVLLKINLVGQLHLLSSTVTMLAVPSPSLTATLARGGNLPAVAVPLVALGTQSGSIEVIDVSANAVAASFSVHNSVVRGLRWLGNSRLVSFSYIQGTEKTGGFINKLVVTCVRSGLNRTFRVMQKPERAPIRALRASSSGRYLLILFRDAPVEVWAMTKTPIMLRSLALPFTVVEWTLPTVPRPTQNGPSKSSSVSSKDQAAILPAGTSSPMASSAESKGASADGAQDEFSESFAFALVNGALGVFEVHGRRIRDFRPKWPTSTFVTSDGLITAMAYRLPHVVMGDRSGNIRWWDVTTGQSSSFNTHREGIRRIKFSPVVLGDRSRGRIAVLFYDNTFSVFDLDSPDPLANSLLQPQFPGTLVLELDWLPVRIEKNDPLVLCIAGADSSFRLVEVKFDRKVGYESQNRSIKERFRPVPLCSPILLPTPHALALRMILQLGVKPSWFNAFYSTMENADYHVQTPSTTDLRSYMMDSPRVGDSVVPEMLLKVLEPYRKEGCILDDERARLYASVVNKGSALRFAFAAAIFGDFMEALFWLQLPNALNHLMNKLVKKSPTRVPVPSSTSTVELDEESMLSRISSKGKSVPGDAGKTKGQLRLMAFEQQELWDSASERIPWHEKLDGEEAIQNRVHELVSIGNLEAAVSLLLSTSPESSYFYPNALRAIALSSAVSRSLLELALKVVAANMVRTDRSLSGMHLLCAVGRYQEACSQLQDAGCWTDAATLAATHLKGSDYARVLQRWAEHVLRAEHKIWRALILYVSAGSLQDALAALREAQQPDTAAMFILACREIHADFISSLGSDEESSSLMKDKLPYLPGLNPENEDVLAVGEYYGQYQRKLVHMCMDSQPFSD, encoded by the exons ATGGCATCAATTCCGCGACCCTTAAATGAATCTTGGGATAGCATGCTTCCCGGTCCACCTTCTCGCAACAATGGCGGTGCCGCCGACCTATCTCCCGCCGGTCTCCTTGCTTACGCCGCCGGCAGCTCTGTATCCATTGTGGATACCCATTCTATGCAGTTAGTCGCCACAATTCCTCTCCCTCCTCCATCTACTGCTGCTACCTCTGCTACTCCTTCCCTCTCCCCTTTCGTCACCTCCGTCCGCTGGTCCCCGCAGCCTCTGCCCCACCAGCTCCTCTCCCCAGATTCTCTCAACCACCTCCTTCTCGCCGTCGGTGATCGCCAGGGCCGCATCTCCCTCCTCGATTTCCGCTCTAAATCCACCATCCTTAACTTCGAAACCGATGCTGCTACTTCCAAGCTCGGTATCCAGGACCTTTGCTGGATCCAGACCCGAATTGATTCCTGGATCCTGGCGGCTCTATCCGGACCCTCTCTGCTCTCTCTCTACAGTACCATTTCCGGTCGTTGCTTCTTCAAATATGACGCCTCCCCAGAGTTCTTCTCGTGTATCCGCGGAGACCCTTTCGACCGTCGACATTTCTGTGCATTGGGTCTAAAGGGATTTCTTCTGTCTGGAACAGTTTTAGGGGACACCGAAAACGATGTAGTTGTAAAGGAGCTTCAGATTCGTACGGAGACCTCTGAATTGCAGAGGCTAGAAAGGGATTCCAGTAGCGGTGCAGGGGGGAATGGGGCTCCCGCGTTGGCCGTTTTCCCTACCTATATGGTGAGATTCGCATTTTCATGGCATTGGAAGCATATACTGTATGTGGTGTTTCCGAGGGAGTTGGTGGTTTTTGATTTGCAGTATGAGACAGAATTATCTATGGCTGCATTGCCCAGGGGATGTGGGAAGTTTTTAGATGTCTTGGCAGACTCAAACATGGAAGTGTTTTATTGTGCTCATGTTGATGGTAAAGTGAGTACATGGAGGAGGAAAGG AGGAGAGCAGGTGCACATCATGTGTATGATGGAAGAATTGATGCCCTCAGTCGGGACACCGGTTCCTTCTCCCTCAATTCTTGCAGTTGTGGTCTCCCAAACAGATTCCACCCTCCAAAATATCAGCAAGCTTTGCTCTGATGTACACAGCTCATTTGCTGTGGATTTTAATAATCCCTTTGATTTTTGTGATGAATCTCTCGTTATCTCAAAGACAAATATGATATCCATATCTGATGATGGCAAAATATGGAAATGGCTCCTAACTGCTGAAGGATTTGGTGATGGATCAACTAATTCAGGCCCTGTCAAAGACAAAGATCTTCTTGAGGCAAATGGTGGGACAGCAGCGCCTTCTGCTGATGATGATCCATTGAATGTGGTTGGCCCATCAAATGATGTCAATAGCCATAGGATTAGTCCATCTAATCCAACTATCAGCCAAGAAGAAGTGTTATTAAAG ATTAACCTAGTTGGACAGCTTCATCTCCTTTCTTCAACTGTTACCATGCTTGCTGTGCCATCCCCTTCCTTAACAGCCACTTTGGCAC GTGGTGGAAACCTTCCTGCTGTGGCTGTTCCACTTGTTGCTTTGGGAACCCAAAGTGGTTCTATTGAGGTCATTGATGTCTCCGCAAATGCTGTAGCTGCTAGTTTTTCTGTTCATAACAGTGTGGTTAGGGGATTGCGATGGCTTGGAAATTCTAGGCTGGTATCCTTCTCTTATATCCAG GGGACAGAAAAAACTGGAGGCTTTATTAACAAGCTTGTTGTGACTTGTGTTAGAAGTGGCCTTAATCGAACATTCCGAGTGATGCAAAAGCCAGAGCGTGCACCTATAAGAGCTCTAAGGGCATCTTCTTCTGGAAG gTATCTATTAATATTGTTTCGTGATGCACCTGTGGAGGTTTGGGCAATGACTAAGACTCCAATTATG CTGAGGTCATTAGCTCTTCCATTTACTGTAGTGGAATGGACACTTCCAACAGTTCCGAGGCCAACTCAGAATGGACCATCAAAGTCCTCGTCAGTATCATCCAAAGACCAGGCAGCTATCCTGCCAGCTGGGACATCTTCCCCTATGGCATCTTCTGCAGAATCCA AGGGAGCATCTGCAGATGGCGCTCAAGATGAATTTTCAGAAAGTTTTGCTTTCGCTTTGGTAAACGGTGCACTTGGTGTTTTTGAGGTTCATGGCCGAAGGATCCGAGACTTTAG ACCAAAGTGGCCTACTTCTACATTTGTGACATCTGATGGGTTGATTACAGCAATGGCATATCGCCTGCCTCATGTT GTCATGGGGGACAGGTCAGGAAACATTCGTTGGTGGGATGTGACTACTGGCCAGTCATCGTCATTTAACACTCACAGGGAAGGAATTCGCAGGATTAAGTTTTCACCTGTTGTTCTTGGAGATCGTAGCCGAGGACGTATTGCTGTTCTCTTTTATGACAACACATTTTCTGTATTTGACCTT GATTCACCTGATCCATTAGCCAATTCCCTTCTACAACCTCAATTTCCTGGAACACTAGTTTTGGAACTGGACTGGTTGCCTGTGCGGATTGAGAAGAATGATCCGCTAGTATTGTGCATTGCTGGAGCCGATAGCAGCTTCCGCCTTGTGGAAGTTAAATT TGACAGAAAAGTGGGCTATGAATCCCAGAATCGAAGTATTAAAGAAAGATTCCGTCCTGTCCCTCTTTGTTCACCCATATTGTTACCTACACCACATGCCCTA GCATTGAGGATGATCTTGCAATTGGGTGTAAAACCCTCATGGTTTAATGCATTTTATTCAACCATGGAAAATGCAGATTACCATGTTCAAACTCCGTCAACTACAGATCTCCGTAGCTATATGATGGATTCACCTCGTGTAGGTGACTCTGTAGTGCCAGAGATGCTCCTAAAGGTGTTGGAGCCTTACCGCAAAGAAG GCTGCATACTTGATGATGAGAGGGCAAGATTATATGCTAGTGTAGTCAACAAAGGTTCTGCACTGCGGTTTGCTTTTGCTGCTGCAATCTTTGGCGATTTCATGGAAGCACTTTTCTGGCTGCAACTTCCCAATGCCCTTAACCACTTGATGAATAAATTGGTAAAAAAGTCTCCAACAAGAGTCCCAGTACCATCCTCGACTTCGACTGTGGAGCTCGATGAGGAATCAATGCTCAGCAGGATATCCTCAAAAGGGAAATCAGTACCTGGAGATGCAGGAAAG ACAAAAGGTCAACTAAGGTTGATGGCTTTTGAACAACAAGAATTGTGGGATAGTGCTAGTGAGCGTATCCCTTGGCATGAGAAATTGGATGGCGAAGAGGCCATTCAGAACCGAGTACATGA ACTCGTCTCAATTGGCAACCTAGAAGCTGCTGTCAGTTTGTTGCTTTCCACTTCTCCTGAGAGTTCTTACTTCTATCCAAATGCTCTGCGTGCTATTGCTCTTTCATCTGCAGTGTCAAGATCTTTGCTTGAGCTGGCTTTAAAG GTTGTTGCAGCAAATATGGTCAGAACAGACAGGTCATTGTCCGGAATGCATTTGCTTTGTGCTGTTGGAAGGTATCAGGAAGCTTGTTCCCAG CTACAAGATGCTGGGTGCTGGACTGATGCTGCAACACTAGCTGCAACACATTTGAAAGGGTCTGATTATGCAAG GGTTCTGCAGAGGTGGGCTGAACATGTTCTTCGTGCTGAACATAAAATTTGGAG GGCTCTGATTTTGTACGTTTCAGCTGGTTCATTGCAAGATGCACTTGCAGCACTTCGCGAGGCACAACAACCAGACACAGCTGCCATGTTCATTCTTGCATGCCGCGAAATTCATGCTGATTTCATATCCAGCTTGGGTTCAGATGAAGAATCCAGTTCTTTGATGAAGGATAAATTGCCTTACCTGCCAGGATTGAATCCCGAGAATGAAGATGTTCTTGCAGTTGGTGAATATTATGGACAGTATCAAAGAAAACTAGTACATATGTGCATGGATTCACAGCCCTTTTCTGATTGA
- the LOC113773296 gene encoding WD repeat-containing protein 11 isoform X1 — protein sequence MASIPRPLNESWDSMLPGPPSRNNGGAADLSPAGLLAYAAGSSVSIVDTHSMQLVATIPLPPPSTAATSATPSLSPFVTSVRWSPQPLPHQLLSPDSLNHLLLAVGDRQGRISLLDFRSKSTILNFETDAATSKLGIQDLCWIQTRIDSWILAALSGPSLLSLYSTISGRCFFKYDASPEFFSCIRGDPFDRRHFCALGLKGFLLSGTVLGDTENDVVVKELQIRTETSELQRLERDSSSGAGGNGAPALAVFPTYMVRFAFSWHWKHILYVVFPRELVVFDLQYETELSMAALPRGCGKFLDVLADSNMEVFYCAHVDGKVSTWRRKGGEQVHIMCMMEELMPSVGTPVPSPSILAVVVSQTDSTLQNISKLCSDVHSSFAVDFNNPFDFCDESLVISKTNMISISDDGKIWKWLLTAEGFGDGSTNSGPVKDKDLLEANGGTAAPSADDDPLNVVGPSNDVNSHRISPSNPTISQEEVLLKINLVGQLHLLSSTVTMLAVPSPSLTATLARGGNLPAVAVPLVALGTQSGSIEVIDVSANAVAASFSVHNSVVRGLRWLGNSRLVSFSYIQGTEKTGGFINKLVVTCVRSGLNRTFRVMQKPERAPIRALRASSSGRYLLILFRDAPVEVWAMTKTPIMLRSLALPFTVVEWTLPTVPRPTQNGPSKSSSVSSKDQAAILPAGTSSPMASSAESKGASADGAQDEFSESFAFALVNGALGVFEVHGRRIRDFRPKWPTSTFVTSDGLITAMAYRLPHVVMGDRSGNIRWWDVTTGQSSSFNTHREGIRRIKFSPVVLGDRSRGRIAVLFYDNTFSVFDLDSPDPLANSLLQPQFPGTLVLELDWLPVRIEKNDPLVLCIAGADSSFRLVEVKLSDRKVGYESQNRSIKERFRPVPLCSPILLPTPHALALRMILQLGVKPSWFNAFYSTMENADYHVQTPSTTDLRSYMMDSPRVGDSVVPEMLLKVLEPYRKEGCILDDERARLYASVVNKGSALRFAFAAAIFGDFMEALFWLQLPNALNHLMNKLVKKSPTRVPVPSSTSTVELDEESMLSRISSKGKSVPGDAGKTKGQLRLMAFEQQELWDSASERIPWHEKLDGEEAIQNRVHELVSIGNLEAAVSLLLSTSPESSYFYPNALRAIALSSAVSRSLLELALKVVAANMVRTDRSLSGMHLLCAVGRYQEACSQLQDAGCWTDAATLAATHLKGSDYARVLQRWAEHVLRAEHKIWRALILYVSAGSLQDALAALREAQQPDTAAMFILACREIHADFISSLGSDEESSSLMKDKLPYLPGLNPENEDVLAVGEYYGQYQRKLVHMCMDSQPFSD from the exons ATGGCATCAATTCCGCGACCCTTAAATGAATCTTGGGATAGCATGCTTCCCGGTCCACCTTCTCGCAACAATGGCGGTGCCGCCGACCTATCTCCCGCCGGTCTCCTTGCTTACGCCGCCGGCAGCTCTGTATCCATTGTGGATACCCATTCTATGCAGTTAGTCGCCACAATTCCTCTCCCTCCTCCATCTACTGCTGCTACCTCTGCTACTCCTTCCCTCTCCCCTTTCGTCACCTCCGTCCGCTGGTCCCCGCAGCCTCTGCCCCACCAGCTCCTCTCCCCAGATTCTCTCAACCACCTCCTTCTCGCCGTCGGTGATCGCCAGGGCCGCATCTCCCTCCTCGATTTCCGCTCTAAATCCACCATCCTTAACTTCGAAACCGATGCTGCTACTTCCAAGCTCGGTATCCAGGACCTTTGCTGGATCCAGACCCGAATTGATTCCTGGATCCTGGCGGCTCTATCCGGACCCTCTCTGCTCTCTCTCTACAGTACCATTTCCGGTCGTTGCTTCTTCAAATATGACGCCTCCCCAGAGTTCTTCTCGTGTATCCGCGGAGACCCTTTCGACCGTCGACATTTCTGTGCATTGGGTCTAAAGGGATTTCTTCTGTCTGGAACAGTTTTAGGGGACACCGAAAACGATGTAGTTGTAAAGGAGCTTCAGATTCGTACGGAGACCTCTGAATTGCAGAGGCTAGAAAGGGATTCCAGTAGCGGTGCAGGGGGGAATGGGGCTCCCGCGTTGGCCGTTTTCCCTACCTATATGGTGAGATTCGCATTTTCATGGCATTGGAAGCATATACTGTATGTGGTGTTTCCGAGGGAGTTGGTGGTTTTTGATTTGCAGTATGAGACAGAATTATCTATGGCTGCATTGCCCAGGGGATGTGGGAAGTTTTTAGATGTCTTGGCAGACTCAAACATGGAAGTGTTTTATTGTGCTCATGTTGATGGTAAAGTGAGTACATGGAGGAGGAAAGG AGGAGAGCAGGTGCACATCATGTGTATGATGGAAGAATTGATGCCCTCAGTCGGGACACCGGTTCCTTCTCCCTCAATTCTTGCAGTTGTGGTCTCCCAAACAGATTCCACCCTCCAAAATATCAGCAAGCTTTGCTCTGATGTACACAGCTCATTTGCTGTGGATTTTAATAATCCCTTTGATTTTTGTGATGAATCTCTCGTTATCTCAAAGACAAATATGATATCCATATCTGATGATGGCAAAATATGGAAATGGCTCCTAACTGCTGAAGGATTTGGTGATGGATCAACTAATTCAGGCCCTGTCAAAGACAAAGATCTTCTTGAGGCAAATGGTGGGACAGCAGCGCCTTCTGCTGATGATGATCCATTGAATGTGGTTGGCCCATCAAATGATGTCAATAGCCATAGGATTAGTCCATCTAATCCAACTATCAGCCAAGAAGAAGTGTTATTAAAG ATTAACCTAGTTGGACAGCTTCATCTCCTTTCTTCAACTGTTACCATGCTTGCTGTGCCATCCCCTTCCTTAACAGCCACTTTGGCAC GTGGTGGAAACCTTCCTGCTGTGGCTGTTCCACTTGTTGCTTTGGGAACCCAAAGTGGTTCTATTGAGGTCATTGATGTCTCCGCAAATGCTGTAGCTGCTAGTTTTTCTGTTCATAACAGTGTGGTTAGGGGATTGCGATGGCTTGGAAATTCTAGGCTGGTATCCTTCTCTTATATCCAG GGGACAGAAAAAACTGGAGGCTTTATTAACAAGCTTGTTGTGACTTGTGTTAGAAGTGGCCTTAATCGAACATTCCGAGTGATGCAAAAGCCAGAGCGTGCACCTATAAGAGCTCTAAGGGCATCTTCTTCTGGAAG gTATCTATTAATATTGTTTCGTGATGCACCTGTGGAGGTTTGGGCAATGACTAAGACTCCAATTATG CTGAGGTCATTAGCTCTTCCATTTACTGTAGTGGAATGGACACTTCCAACAGTTCCGAGGCCAACTCAGAATGGACCATCAAAGTCCTCGTCAGTATCATCCAAAGACCAGGCAGCTATCCTGCCAGCTGGGACATCTTCCCCTATGGCATCTTCTGCAGAATCCA AGGGAGCATCTGCAGATGGCGCTCAAGATGAATTTTCAGAAAGTTTTGCTTTCGCTTTGGTAAACGGTGCACTTGGTGTTTTTGAGGTTCATGGCCGAAGGATCCGAGACTTTAG ACCAAAGTGGCCTACTTCTACATTTGTGACATCTGATGGGTTGATTACAGCAATGGCATATCGCCTGCCTCATGTT GTCATGGGGGACAGGTCAGGAAACATTCGTTGGTGGGATGTGACTACTGGCCAGTCATCGTCATTTAACACTCACAGGGAAGGAATTCGCAGGATTAAGTTTTCACCTGTTGTTCTTGGAGATCGTAGCCGAGGACGTATTGCTGTTCTCTTTTATGACAACACATTTTCTGTATTTGACCTT GATTCACCTGATCCATTAGCCAATTCCCTTCTACAACCTCAATTTCCTGGAACACTAGTTTTGGAACTGGACTGGTTGCCTGTGCGGATTGAGAAGAATGATCCGCTAGTATTGTGCATTGCTGGAGCCGATAGCAGCTTCCGCCTTGTGGAAGTTAAATT AAGTGACAGAAAAGTGGGCTATGAATCCCAGAATCGAAGTATTAAAGAAAGATTCCGTCCTGTCCCTCTTTGTTCACCCATATTGTTACCTACACCACATGCCCTA GCATTGAGGATGATCTTGCAATTGGGTGTAAAACCCTCATGGTTTAATGCATTTTATTCAACCATGGAAAATGCAGATTACCATGTTCAAACTCCGTCAACTACAGATCTCCGTAGCTATATGATGGATTCACCTCGTGTAGGTGACTCTGTAGTGCCAGAGATGCTCCTAAAGGTGTTGGAGCCTTACCGCAAAGAAG GCTGCATACTTGATGATGAGAGGGCAAGATTATATGCTAGTGTAGTCAACAAAGGTTCTGCACTGCGGTTTGCTTTTGCTGCTGCAATCTTTGGCGATTTCATGGAAGCACTTTTCTGGCTGCAACTTCCCAATGCCCTTAACCACTTGATGAATAAATTGGTAAAAAAGTCTCCAACAAGAGTCCCAGTACCATCCTCGACTTCGACTGTGGAGCTCGATGAGGAATCAATGCTCAGCAGGATATCCTCAAAAGGGAAATCAGTACCTGGAGATGCAGGAAAG ACAAAAGGTCAACTAAGGTTGATGGCTTTTGAACAACAAGAATTGTGGGATAGTGCTAGTGAGCGTATCCCTTGGCATGAGAAATTGGATGGCGAAGAGGCCATTCAGAACCGAGTACATGA ACTCGTCTCAATTGGCAACCTAGAAGCTGCTGTCAGTTTGTTGCTTTCCACTTCTCCTGAGAGTTCTTACTTCTATCCAAATGCTCTGCGTGCTATTGCTCTTTCATCTGCAGTGTCAAGATCTTTGCTTGAGCTGGCTTTAAAG GTTGTTGCAGCAAATATGGTCAGAACAGACAGGTCATTGTCCGGAATGCATTTGCTTTGTGCTGTTGGAAGGTATCAGGAAGCTTGTTCCCAG CTACAAGATGCTGGGTGCTGGACTGATGCTGCAACACTAGCTGCAACACATTTGAAAGGGTCTGATTATGCAAG GGTTCTGCAGAGGTGGGCTGAACATGTTCTTCGTGCTGAACATAAAATTTGGAG GGCTCTGATTTTGTACGTTTCAGCTGGTTCATTGCAAGATGCACTTGCAGCACTTCGCGAGGCACAACAACCAGACACAGCTGCCATGTTCATTCTTGCATGCCGCGAAATTCATGCTGATTTCATATCCAGCTTGGGTTCAGATGAAGAATCCAGTTCTTTGATGAAGGATAAATTGCCTTACCTGCCAGGATTGAATCCCGAGAATGAAGATGTTCTTGCAGTTGGTGAATATTATGGACAGTATCAAAGAAAACTAGTACATATGTGCATGGATTCACAGCCCTTTTCTGATTGA
- the LOC113775689 gene encoding protein LURP-one-related 12-like isoform X2, with product MSSRSLIVDKIFCFEEETHLTVHRTSIFVPGGGDGFIVYNPTGEITFRVDSYGPDSASKDELVLMDGFLRQISRHPPPQGHD from the coding sequence ATGAGCAGCAGAAGTCTAATTGTGGATAAGATATTTTGCTTTGAAGAAGAAACCCATCTCACAGTTCACAGGACTTCCATCTTCGTTCCCGGCGGCGGCGATGGGTTCATTGTGTATAATCCCACCGGGGAAATTACCTTCCGAGTTGACTCCTACGGTCCAGATTCTGCCTCTAAAGATGAACTTGTTCTCATGGATGGATTCCTCCGgcaaatctctcgtcaccctCCTCCGCAAG